A window of the Sphaerobacter thermophilus DSM 20745 genome harbors these coding sequences:
- the ppdK gene encoding pyruvate, phosphate dikinase, giving the protein MAAHRWVYLFRDGNAQQRDLLGGKGANLAEMTNVGLPVPPGFTVTTEACNAYFEDGASLPEGLWEQVLDGLADIERQMGRTFGSPDRPLLVSVRSGAKFSMPGMMDTILNLGLNDVTVRGLAAEADERFAYDCYRRLIQMFAKVVLDVNADLFEDVIDEHKRALGVRNDFELPAHDLRRMVAEFQEIVRRETGQDFPDDPHDQLRAAIIAVFESWNNRRAIDYRNANNIPHNLGTAVNVQAMVYGNMGPDCATGVAFTRNPSTGEKRLFGEYLTNAQGEDVVAGVRTPQPIEQMADDPHVGPAYQQLQEIAQRLEQHYRDMQDLEFTIQNGKLYMLQTRTGKRTGAAAVKIAVDMVKEGLISKEEAVQRVLPSQLDQLLHPTIDPGHTGEVLANGLPASPGAATGQVVFDADEAKALAEDGHDVILVRLETSPEDFHGMLAARAVLTARGGMTSHAAVVARGMGKPAVVGCTALQVDYDRQQITINGTVIPKGDYITLDGSTGAVMLGKVPTIEPQVHGDLATLLGWADEIRKLGVRANADTPEDAAKARELGAQGIGLCRTEHMFFQGDRIWAVREMIIATTEEERRAALAKLEPMQREDFAGIFRAMDGFPVTIRTLDPPLHEFLPHTDAEIEELARTMSIDPEIVKSKVVALREANPMLGHRGCRLGITAPEITEMQARAIFGAALDVAAEGVDVRPEIMIPLVGDVEELRLQREVVDRVAREMFAEAGRSIPYLVGTMIELPRAALLADKIAEQAEFFSFGTNDLTQTTLGLSRDDSGRFLPYYVEHGIFKHDPFQVLDREGVGELIRIAVERGRKTRPDIKLGICGEHGGDPSSVEFCHQAGLDYVSASPFRVPIARLAAAQAALEQSERDV; this is encoded by the coding sequence ATGGCAGCGCACCGCTGGGTGTACCTCTTCCGGGACGGGAACGCACAGCAACGAGACCTGCTGGGCGGCAAGGGTGCCAACCTCGCGGAGATGACCAACGTCGGTCTGCCCGTGCCACCCGGCTTCACGGTCACCACCGAAGCCTGCAACGCCTATTTCGAGGACGGCGCGAGCCTGCCAGAGGGACTCTGGGAACAGGTGCTCGACGGCCTCGCTGATATCGAGCGGCAGATGGGCCGCACCTTCGGTAGCCCCGACCGCCCGCTGCTGGTGTCGGTTCGCTCCGGCGCCAAGTTCTCCATGCCGGGCATGATGGACACCATCCTCAACCTCGGCCTCAACGACGTCACTGTCCGGGGTCTCGCCGCCGAGGCCGACGAGCGCTTCGCCTATGACTGCTATCGGCGCCTGATCCAGATGTTCGCCAAGGTCGTCCTCGACGTGAACGCCGACCTCTTCGAGGACGTCATCGACGAGCACAAGCGCGCCCTCGGCGTACGCAACGATTTCGAGCTCCCGGCCCATGACCTGCGCCGCATGGTCGCCGAGTTTCAGGAGATCGTCCGGCGCGAGACGGGCCAGGACTTCCCGGACGACCCCCACGACCAGCTCCGCGCGGCCATCATCGCCGTCTTCGAGTCCTGGAACAACCGCCGCGCCATCGACTACCGCAACGCGAACAACATTCCCCACAACCTCGGCACCGCCGTCAACGTCCAGGCGATGGTCTACGGCAACATGGGGCCCGACTGCGCCACCGGCGTCGCCTTTACCCGCAACCCGAGCACGGGCGAGAAGCGCCTCTTCGGCGAGTACCTGACCAACGCCCAGGGAGAGGATGTCGTCGCCGGGGTCCGGACGCCGCAGCCGATCGAGCAGATGGCCGATGACCCGCACGTCGGCCCGGCGTACCAGCAACTCCAGGAGATCGCCCAGCGGCTGGAGCAGCACTACCGCGACATGCAAGACCTCGAGTTCACGATCCAGAACGGCAAGCTTTACATGCTCCAGACCCGCACCGGCAAGCGCACCGGCGCGGCGGCGGTCAAGATCGCGGTCGACATGGTCAAGGAGGGGCTGATCAGCAAGGAGGAGGCCGTCCAGCGCGTCTTGCCCAGCCAGCTCGACCAACTCCTCCACCCGACCATCGACCCCGGCCACACGGGTGAGGTTCTGGCCAACGGCCTGCCCGCCAGCCCCGGCGCCGCGACCGGCCAGGTCGTGTTCGACGCCGACGAGGCCAAGGCGCTGGCCGAGGACGGCCACGACGTCATCCTCGTTCGGCTGGAGACCTCGCCCGAGGACTTCCACGGCATGCTGGCTGCCCGCGCGGTGCTCACCGCCCGCGGCGGAATGACCTCGCACGCCGCGGTCGTCGCCCGCGGCATGGGCAAGCCCGCCGTCGTCGGCTGCACTGCCCTGCAGGTCGACTACGACCGCCAGCAGATCACTATCAACGGCACGGTCATCCCGAAGGGGGACTACATCACGCTCGACGGCTCGACCGGCGCCGTGATGCTCGGGAAGGTGCCGACCATCGAGCCCCAGGTCCACGGCGACCTCGCGACGCTCCTCGGCTGGGCCGACGAGATCCGCAAGCTCGGCGTACGCGCGAACGCCGACACGCCGGAGGACGCCGCCAAGGCCCGCGAGCTGGGCGCCCAGGGCATCGGCCTCTGCCGCACCGAGCACATGTTCTTCCAGGGCGACCGTATCTGGGCCGTCCGCGAGATGATCATTGCTACCACCGAGGAAGAGCGCCGCGCCGCCCTGGCCAAGCTCGAACCCATGCAGCGGGAGGACTTCGCCGGAATCTTCCGCGCGATGGACGGGTTCCCCGTCACCATCCGCACGCTCGACCCGCCGCTCCACGAGTTCCTCCCGCACACCGACGCGGAGATCGAGGAGCTGGCGCGGACGATGAGCATCGACCCGGAAATCGTCAAGAGCAAGGTCGTCGCGCTCCGGGAGGCCAACCCGATGCTCGGCCACCGCGGCTGCCGTCTCGGCATCACCGCGCCCGAGATCACCGAGATGCAGGCCCGTGCCATCTTCGGCGCCGCCCTGGATGTCGCCGCCGAGGGGGTCGACGTGCGCCCGGAGATCATGATCCCGCTCGTGGGCGATGTCGAGGAACTCCGGCTCCAGCGGGAGGTCGTCGACCGAGTCGCGCGGGAGATGTTCGCCGAGGCCGGGCGCAGCATCCCCTATCTGGTCGGCACGATGATCGAACTCCCGCGCGCGGCGCTCCTGGCGGACAAGATCGCCGAACAGGCCGAGTTCTTCAGCTTCGGCACCAACGACCTCACCCAGACCACGCTCGGCCTCAGCCGGGACGACTCCGGCCGCTTCCTGCCGTACTATGTCGAGCACGGCATCTTCAAGCACGACCCCTTCCAAGTTCTGGACCGTGAGGGCGTCGGCGAGCTGATCCGCATCGCCGTCGAGCGCGGCCGCAAGACGCGCCCGGACATCAAGCTCGGCATCTGCGGCGAGCACGGCGGCGACCCGAGCAGCGTCGAGTTCTGTCATCAGGCCGGCCTCGACTACGTGAGCGCGTCGCCGTTCCGCGTCCCCATCGCCCGGCTCGCCGCTGCCCAGGCCGCCCTCGAGCAATCCGAGCGCGACGTGTAG
- a CDS encoding ATP-dependent helicase: MWEPSSGGVDLLRGLNEAQQRAVTITEGPVLVVAGPGSGKTRVLTHRVAYLIDQRGVSPWNILAVTFTNKAAREMRDRLEVLVGPERARQLTVGTFHALCVRILRRDGHLIGLDPRFTIYDDADQIDAVRQALKALNLDPKQFPPRPILSRISAAKSQVVDPARFAEQVETYWEEIVSRVYPRYQEILRRNRALDFDDLLVETVRLFDEQPDVLRRYQDWYRYILVDEYQDTNHVQYLLVHALAAGHRNLCVVGDPDQSIYGWRQADIRNILEFKRDFPDAAEVHLELNYRSTGVIVEAADQVIRANTQRIRRQLRTENPRGDRLVVREAYDETQEAQFVVGEIRRLVQSGRYRYRDIAVLYRTNAQSRPLEDTLIRADIPYQLVGGTRFYERREIKDALALLRLIANPRDAVSLQRVLANTPLGKGIGARTLQELERWSSETGLPVYTGLAALAGESGAPAPPVGTRPARLLADVYRTIAGLEVKSRSMPLSALFDAAVEQTGFAAQFQEGGDPEALERWENVLQLRNVLMTYDELPESEALEIFLEESALIADADTIDESGDQVTLITLHAAKGLEFPVVFLVGAEEGILPHARSMESEAQVEEERRLFYVGITRAKERLYITHTFRRTVWGRDDVSIRSRFVDAIPPELIETTALRTATPRPSTRPTVVASNGPAAPPAAVPEFRPGMRVFHPRFGDGIVTAVRASRGDQEVTVEFKRHGQKRLLASLANLTVD; encoded by the coding sequence GTGTGGGAGCCGTCTTCCGGGGGCGTGGATCTGCTCCGCGGGTTGAACGAGGCGCAGCAGCGCGCCGTGACGATCACTGAGGGCCCGGTCCTGGTCGTCGCCGGGCCGGGTAGCGGCAAGACACGGGTGCTGACCCACCGTGTCGCCTACCTCATCGACCAGCGGGGCGTCTCGCCGTGGAACATCCTGGCCGTCACCTTCACCAACAAGGCCGCGCGCGAGATGCGCGATCGCCTCGAGGTGCTGGTCGGTCCCGAGCGCGCCCGGCAGCTCACCGTCGGCACCTTCCACGCGCTCTGCGTCCGCATCCTCCGGCGCGACGGCCACCTCATCGGCCTCGACCCGCGTTTCACCATCTACGACGACGCCGACCAGATCGACGCGGTGCGGCAGGCGCTCAAGGCGCTCAACCTCGACCCGAAGCAGTTTCCCCCGCGGCCGATCTTGAGCCGCATCTCCGCCGCTAAGAGTCAGGTGGTCGACCCGGCGCGCTTCGCCGAGCAGGTCGAAACCTACTGGGAAGAGATTGTCAGCCGCGTCTACCCGCGGTACCAGGAGATCCTGCGCCGCAACCGCGCGCTCGACTTCGACGACCTCCTGGTGGAGACGGTCCGGCTATTCGACGAGCAGCCCGATGTGCTTCGTCGCTATCAGGACTGGTACCGCTACATCCTGGTCGATGAGTACCAGGACACCAACCACGTCCAGTACCTGCTCGTCCATGCCCTGGCGGCCGGGCACCGGAACCTCTGCGTCGTCGGCGACCCCGACCAGTCGATCTACGGCTGGCGGCAGGCCGACATCCGCAACATCCTGGAGTTCAAGCGCGACTTCCCTGACGCCGCCGAGGTGCACCTGGAGCTGAACTACCGCTCCACCGGCGTGATCGTCGAGGCCGCCGACCAGGTGATCCGCGCCAACACCCAGCGCATCCGCCGCCAGCTCCGGACCGAGAACCCGCGCGGCGATCGCCTGGTCGTGCGCGAAGCGTACGACGAAACCCAGGAGGCGCAGTTCGTCGTCGGCGAGATCCGCCGCCTCGTCCAGTCGGGTCGCTACCGCTACCGTGACATCGCGGTGCTCTACCGCACCAACGCGCAGAGCCGGCCGCTGGAGGATACGCTCATCCGCGCCGATATCCCGTACCAGCTTGTTGGCGGCACCCGGTTCTACGAGCGCCGGGAGATTAAGGACGCCCTGGCGCTCCTGCGCCTGATTGCCAACCCGCGCGACGCGGTGAGCCTGCAGCGGGTCCTCGCCAACACCCCGCTCGGCAAGGGGATCGGCGCGCGCACGCTGCAGGAGCTGGAGCGCTGGTCCTCCGAGACCGGCCTCCCGGTCTACACCGGCCTGGCCGCGCTCGCGGGCGAGAGCGGCGCCCCGGCGCCGCCCGTCGGCACCCGCCCTGCCAGGCTGCTCGCCGATGTCTACCGCACCATCGCCGGCCTGGAGGTCAAGAGCCGCTCAATGCCCCTCTCGGCTCTGTTCGACGCGGCCGTTGAGCAGACCGGCTTCGCCGCCCAGTTCCAGGAGGGCGGCGATCCGGAGGCGCTGGAGCGCTGGGAGAACGTGCTCCAGCTCCGCAACGTGCTCATGACGTACGACGAACTGCCCGAGTCGGAGGCCCTCGAGATCTTCCTGGAGGAGTCAGCCCTGATCGCCGACGCCGACACGATTGACGAGAGCGGCGATCAGGTCACCCTCATCACCCTCCACGCGGCGAAGGGGCTCGAGTTCCCCGTCGTGTTCCTGGTCGGAGCTGAGGAGGGCATCCTGCCCCATGCCCGGTCGATGGAGAGTGAGGCGCAGGTCGAGGAGGAACGCCGCCTCTTCTATGTCGGGATCACCCGCGCCAAGGAGCGCCTGTACATCACCCACACCTTCCGCCGCACCGTCTGGGGGCGCGACGACGTCAGCATCCGCTCGCGCTTCGTCGACGCCATCCCGCCGGAGTTGATCGAAACGACCGCGCTGCGCACCGCTACCCCGCGGCCCAGCACGCGCCCCACGGTCGTGGCCAGCAATGGGCCGGCCGCCCCGCCGGCGGCGGTCCCCGAATTCCGACCCGGGATGCGCGTGTTCCACCCGCGCTTCGGCGACGGCATTGTTACTGCGGTGCGTGCATCACGAGGTGACCAAGAGGTAACCGTCGAGTTCAAGCGCCACGGGCAGAAGCGCCTGCTGGCGAGCTTGGCCAATCTGACCGTAGATTAA
- a CDS encoding SDR family oxidoreductase, with translation MPRPLREQVVVITGASSGIGRETALRLGERGASLVLAARNEEALASLAREIQQAGGKAHVVPTDVADWQQVERLAEAAVDRFGRIDTWINNAGLYLASRVEDMTVDDAARLMQVNVMGTIYGTKAALPHLIRHGQGTIINVGSAVGARGIPLLAAYSASKFAVKGFTEALRVELARDHPGIKVVLIMPLSINTPLFTHHARSRLGFAPHPIPPTYEPGAVAEAILFAIEHPRAEIYIGPGRPLAIINAAMPGLLDRLMLVGDLVYRMQRTDQPDDGLDNFAAPMPADTYTTTGQFTAKAKPNSLYTRVFEHYPATRLAVLGAVLAGVWSLARRLAR, from the coding sequence ATGCCCCGCCCGCTGCGTGAGCAGGTGGTTGTCATCACCGGAGCATCATCCGGCATCGGCCGTGAGACCGCGCTCCGCCTCGGCGAGCGTGGCGCCTCACTGGTCCTTGCCGCCCGCAACGAGGAAGCGCTCGCCTCGCTGGCGCGGGAGATCCAGCAGGCCGGCGGCAAAGCCCACGTGGTCCCGACCGACGTCGCCGACTGGCAGCAGGTCGAGCGCCTCGCCGAGGCTGCCGTCGACCGCTTCGGCCGTATCGACACCTGGATCAACAACGCCGGACTCTACCTGGCTTCCCGCGTCGAAGACATGACCGTGGACGACGCGGCGCGACTGATGCAGGTCAACGTGATGGGGACGATCTACGGGACCAAGGCCGCCCTACCGCATCTCATCCGCCATGGGCAGGGCACCATCATCAACGTCGGATCCGCCGTCGGCGCTCGCGGCATCCCGCTCCTCGCCGCCTACTCGGCCTCGAAGTTCGCGGTGAAGGGCTTCACCGAGGCCCTGCGCGTGGAGCTGGCGCGAGATCACCCTGGGATCAAGGTCGTCCTGATCATGCCGCTCTCAATCAACACGCCCCTGTTCACCCACCACGCCCGCTCGCGGCTCGGTTTCGCGCCGCACCCCATCCCCCCGACCTACGAGCCGGGCGCCGTGGCTGAGGCCATCCTGTTCGCCATCGAACACCCCCGGGCCGAGATCTACATCGGCCCCGGCCGCCCGCTCGCGATCATCAACGCCGCGATGCCCGGCCTCCTCGACCGCCTCATGCTCGTCGGCGACCTCGTGTACCGAATGCAGCGCACCGACCAACCCGACGACGGCCTCGACAACTTCGCCGCCCCAATGCCCGCCGACACCTACACCACCACCGGCCAGTTCACCGCCAAGGCCAAGCCCAACAGCCTCTACACTCGCGTGTTCGAGCACTACCCCGCCACCCGCCTCGCCGTCCTCGGGGCGGTCCTTGCAGGCGTCTGGTCCCTAGCTCGTCGCCTGGCACGTTAG
- a CDS encoding recombinase family protein, with the protein MPERAAIYTWFRGEQHPDPEDDLDSQEERCRAYALAQGYRVVDVFRETASEPGDERPELKRLRTLLWRRGLDVIIATRPDRVYVDLNRLTRLSNEARLMGVRLEFLEQPFILPEE; encoded by the coding sequence ATGCCGGAGCGAGCCGCAATCTACACGTGGTTCCGCGGGGAGCAACATCCTGACCCGGAAGACGACCTCGACTCTCAGGAGGAGCGGTGCCGGGCCTACGCGCTCGCCCAGGGCTACCGGGTGGTCGACGTGTTCCGGGAGACGGCGTCGGAGCCGGGCGACGAGCGTCCGGAGCTGAAGCGACTCCGGACGCTCCTTTGGCGGCGTGGACTGGACGTCATCATCGCGACCCGCCCGGACCGAGTCTACGTCGACCTGAACCGCCTCACGCGCCTTAGCAACGAGGCCCGGCTGATGGGCGTACGGCTGGAGTTCCTGGAGCAGCCGTTCATCCTCCCCGAGGAGTGA
- a CDS encoding TspO/MBR family protein, whose translation MEETRRGTGLIKPAIVAVLICEGAGLIGSFFTRAGLNGWFQTLNKPSFNPPGWVFGPVWTVLYALMGIAAAMIWQHRDTDPEARPALRLFGVQLGLNVLWSAAFFGARSPFAALINIVALWIAVVATTLRFSRISGRAAGLMLPYLAWTTFATVLNAAIWRLNR comes from the coding sequence ATGGAAGAGACTCGAAGAGGCACCGGACTGATCAAGCCGGCGATCGTCGCGGTTCTCATCTGCGAAGGCGCCGGCCTTATCGGCTCCTTCTTCACCCGAGCCGGACTCAACGGTTGGTTCCAAACACTGAACAAGCCAAGTTTCAACCCACCGGGTTGGGTCTTCGGCCCCGTCTGGACCGTGCTCTACGCCCTCATGGGCATCGCCGCCGCGATGATCTGGCAACACCGCGACACCGACCCGGAGGCACGCCCCGCGCTCCGGCTCTTCGGCGTCCAGCTCGGGCTGAACGTGCTCTGGTCGGCCGCCTTCTTCGGGGCCCGCTCGCCCTTCGCGGCGCTGATCAACATCGTTGCCCTCTGGATCGCGGTCGTCGCGACGACCCTGCGCTTCTCGCGCATCTCCGGTCGGGCGGCGGGGCTGATGCTCCCCTACCTGGCCTGGACCACCTTCGCGACCGTGCTCAACGCCGCCATCTGGCGCCTGAACCGATAA
- the tilS gene encoding tRNA lysidine(34) synthetase TilS, with translation MAAVVVASFERHVQAAVERAGLGPDDCVLIGFSGGADSLALTASLQAIHAAGRGPRPLALHVNHRLRPEADADAERAVALGEAMGVPVTVVPVDVGAWDRVLREGTESAARAARYAALASAAREWGVRWVAVAHTANDQAETVLLRLARGAGLDGLAGMREQSHRPVPLDPDESEVVPLWLLRPLLGLTRAQVERYVRARGLVPIEDASNVSPVYRRNLVRHSVLPELERVAPGVIETIARTATLLADDAAYLQAAAEAAGADIVGRAGRLVTVAREPLRNLHPALQRRVLILAAREAGVDPAGPTAERVEALRRAAVEGAVGRVIEVGGGVGAWVDYASLALGPLESLEEDLRRASGRPLMPAGSVEPLRAGTEIDLPLLNGWRLRGRVGPGDWCLRTRRAGDRVAVSRGRHRSLQDFLVDAKVAAYLRDWLPLLERDGLIVWVAGVPSLSFDDAGTTLRCERLEGD, from the coding sequence GTGGCGGCAGTCGTGGTGGCGTCCTTCGAGCGACACGTCCAAGCGGCTGTGGAGCGGGCCGGACTTGGCCCGGACGACTGCGTGCTGATCGGATTTTCCGGCGGGGCCGACTCGCTGGCCCTGACCGCCTCGCTTCAGGCGATCCACGCGGCGGGCCGGGGTCCCCGTCCGCTGGCACTGCACGTCAACCACCGGCTCCGGCCGGAGGCAGACGCAGACGCGGAGCGCGCGGTCGCGCTCGGGGAGGCCATGGGGGTGCCCGTCACCGTCGTCCCGGTCGATGTCGGCGCGTGGGACCGGGTGCTGCGGGAGGGGACCGAATCGGCGGCGCGGGCGGCCCGCTACGCGGCGCTGGCGTCGGCGGCTCGGGAGTGGGGGGTGCGCTGGGTTGCAGTGGCGCACACGGCCAACGACCAGGCGGAGACGGTACTGCTGCGGCTCGCCCGCGGAGCCGGGCTCGACGGGCTGGCGGGGATGCGGGAGCAGAGCCACCGGCCGGTGCCGCTCGACCCCGACGAGAGCGAGGTGGTGCCGCTGTGGCTGCTGCGCCCGCTGTTGGGACTGACCCGGGCGCAGGTGGAACGCTACGTCCGGGCGCGAGGTCTGGTGCCGATCGAGGACGCGTCAAATGTATCGCCGGTCTACCGGCGCAACCTCGTGCGGCACTCGGTCCTGCCGGAGTTGGAGCGGGTCGCGCCGGGGGTGATCGAGACCATCGCCCGTACGGCGACGTTGCTGGCGGACGACGCGGCGTATCTCCAGGCGGCGGCTGAGGCGGCGGGTGCGGACATCGTAGGGCGGGCCGGGCGGCTGGTGACAGTCGCGCGCGAGCCCCTGCGCAATCTGCACCCGGCGTTGCAGCGGCGCGTGCTGATCCTGGCGGCGCGGGAGGCTGGCGTCGACCCGGCTGGGCCGACGGCGGAACGGGTCGAGGCACTACGGCGGGCGGCGGTCGAGGGCGCGGTCGGCCGCGTGATCGAGGTCGGTGGGGGCGTCGGTGCGTGGGTGGACTACGCGTCGCTTGCCCTCGGGCCGCTGGAGAGTCTGGAGGAGGATCTGCGCCGGGCATCCGGCCGGCCGCTGATGCCGGCAGGCTCCGTGGAGCCGCTTCGGGCAGGGACGGAGATCGATCTCCCGCTGCTCAATGGTTGGCGGCTGCGGGGCCGCGTTGGACCCGGCGACTGGTGCCTGCGCACGCGCAGGGCGGGAGACCGGGTCGCCGTGTCACGCGGACGGCACCGATCGTTGCAGGACTTTCTGGTCGACGCCAAGGTGGCGGCATACCTGCGAGATTGGCTGCCGCTGCTGGAGCGGGATGGACTGATTGTGTGGGTGGCCGGTGTGCCGTCCCTGTCGTTCGACGACGCAGGGACGACGCTCCGGTGCGAGCGGTTGGAGGGCGACTGA
- the hpt gene encoding hypoxanthine phosphoribosyltransferase — translation MRDIPLHRGLDRILIDEETLQARVRELGREISEYYGDRSPLLVGVLTGAFVFMADLARAMAMPLRVEFMAVSSYGQATQTSGVVRILKDLDRPIEGEHVLLVEDIIDSGLTLEYLIDVLQRRNPASLRLVALLRKNKPRSVPARADWVGFEIPDEFVVGYGLDVAGRYRNLPFVAVVKPDAVLGK, via the coding sequence TTGAGGGACATTCCCCTGCACCGGGGTCTGGACCGGATTCTGATCGACGAGGAGACCCTGCAGGCGCGCGTCAGGGAACTGGGGCGGGAGATCAGCGAGTACTACGGCGACCGCAGTCCCCTCCTGGTTGGGGTGCTGACCGGGGCGTTCGTCTTCATGGCCGACCTGGCACGGGCGATGGCGATGCCGCTCCGCGTCGAATTCATGGCGGTGTCGAGCTATGGACAGGCGACCCAGACATCGGGTGTCGTGCGGATCCTGAAGGATCTCGATCGGCCTATTGAAGGTGAGCATGTGCTGCTGGTCGAGGACATTATCGACAGTGGGTTGACGCTGGAATATCTCATCGATGTCCTGCAGCGGCGCAACCCGGCCTCGCTGCGACTCGTGGCCTTGCTGCGCAAGAACAAGCCGCGCAGCGTGCCCGCGCGGGCCGACTGGGTGGGCTTCGAGATCCCCGACGAGTTCGTCGTCGGCTACGGGCTGGACGTTGCCGGCCGCTACCGGAACCTCCCGTTCGTCGCCGTGGTCAAGCCCGATGCCGTGCTGGGCAAATAG